One segment of Salvia splendens isolate huo1 chromosome 20, SspV2, whole genome shotgun sequence DNA contains the following:
- the LOC121782347 gene encoding uncharacterized protein LOC121782347: MDYINMGTGFTTMRRETPIEAIMNLKLSCSDNISSYMAVISCLKSKALSILMQLCEAESVSYPDDVASNTATQDMAKSAGLEVLALLKKAWYRFKTVKCSLRGKLPNGQWSLRQSSWQMPSQMIQIISHSS; the protein is encoded by the exons ATGGATTACATTAACATGGGGACTGGTTTTACAACTATGAGAAGAGAAACTCCCATAGAG GCCATCATGAACTTAAAGTTATCGTGCTCAGACAATATTTCCTCATACATGGCTGTTATCTCCTGCCTAAAATCTAAAGCTTTATCTATT CTTATGCAACTCTGTGAAGCTGAAAGTGTATCATACCCGGATGACGTGGCCAGCAACACAGCAACTCAGGATATGGCAAAGTCAGCTGGACTCGAG GTTCTTGCATTGCTGAAAAAAGCTTGGTATAGATTCAAGACAGTTAAATGCTCCCTCCGAGGCAAGTTACCGAACGGGCAATGGAGCTTAAGACAAAGCTCTTGGCAGATGCCGTCTCAAATGATTCAAATTATCAGTCATTCATCATGA